The following proteins are encoded in a genomic region of Kosakonia oryzae:
- a CDS encoding ABC transporter ATP-binding protein yields MQPFINVDIGGPAQPLLRVNNLLKHFHLGVRKGHDVVQAVDNVSFEVHKGETLGVVGESGCGKSTTARLLMQLLTQDSGELVFDGEAVGSSRLPLKAYRRQVQMVFQDSYASLNPRMTMEESIAFGQQVHGISRKEANEYARYLLAHVGLEPARFAHRYPHALSGGQRQRVNIARALAMKPRLVILDEAVSALDKSVEAQVLQLLQELKRTLDLTYVFISHDLHVVRWLSDRILVMYLGEVVEIGPAEALFTASAHPYTRALLSSMPSMDPHNRTEVSPLFGDPPSPISPPAGCRFHTRCPHAKAVCSQVKPQLAQVGEAHQSACLMAQPDSPWHRDIPLQEVSDVA; encoded by the coding sequence ATGCAACCTTTTATCAATGTCGATATTGGCGGCCCGGCGCAGCCGCTGCTGCGGGTGAACAATCTGCTGAAGCATTTTCATCTCGGCGTGCGTAAAGGCCATGACGTGGTGCAGGCGGTGGATAACGTCAGCTTCGAAGTGCACAAAGGGGAAACCCTCGGCGTGGTGGGGGAATCCGGCTGCGGGAAATCAACCACCGCGCGGTTACTGATGCAACTGCTGACGCAGGATAGCGGCGAACTGGTGTTTGATGGCGAGGCTGTTGGTTCATCGCGCTTACCGCTGAAAGCCTATCGCCGCCAGGTGCAGATGGTGTTTCAGGACAGTTACGCCTCGCTGAACCCGCGCATGACCATGGAAGAGAGCATCGCCTTTGGTCAGCAGGTACACGGCATCAGCCGCAAAGAGGCCAATGAGTATGCCCGCTATCTGCTGGCGCACGTCGGGCTGGAGCCTGCGCGGTTTGCGCATCGCTATCCGCACGCTTTATCCGGCGGTCAGCGCCAGCGCGTCAATATTGCCCGCGCGCTGGCAATGAAACCCCGGCTGGTGATCCTCGACGAGGCAGTTTCCGCACTGGATAAATCCGTAGAGGCGCAGGTGCTGCAACTGTTGCAGGAGTTAAAACGCACCCTCGATCTCACCTATGTGTTTATCAGCCATGATCTGCACGTGGTGCGCTGGCTGTCGGATCGCATTCTGGTGATGTACCTCGGCGAAGTGGTGGAAATCGGCCCAGCGGAAGCGCTGTTTACCGCTTCCGCGCACCCTTATACCCGCGCGTTACTTAGCTCGATGCCGTCGATGGACCCGCATAACCGCACCGAGGTTTCGCCCCTCTTCGGCGATCCGCCCAGCCCCATTTCACCGCCTGCGGGCTGCCGTTTTCACACCCGCTGCCCGCACGCAAAAGCGGTCTGTTCGCAGGTGAAACCGCAACTGGCGCAGGTCGGCGAGGCGCATCAAAGTGCCTGCCTGATGGCGCAGCCGGATTCGCCCTGGCACCGGGATATCCCGCTACAGGAGGTGAGCGATGTCGCATGA
- a CDS encoding ABC transporter ATP-binding protein — MSHEAFVHIRDLRVEFRRDGQTVNAVNGVSFDVRKGEVMALIGESGSGKSVTLRALMRLHPPQSSQLSGTMNVGGAAVLAMNSRQLRHYRGKICAMIFQEPLLAFDPVYTIGQQIVEGLQRHEGLSRNDAKARALEALRQVRIPSPERRLDAYPHEMSGGMRQRAMIALALSCNPELLLADEPTTALDATVQIQILILLREQQKLRDLSIIFVTHDIGAAVEIADRVAVMYAGRIVEEAPIADILAQPRHPYTRVLLGSRPKEGLKKGDVLHCIPGSPPDLAALPPGCAFAARCPHAQAACHQQQPVTDQVAERHVVSCHRWRELATDITPQQAFA, encoded by the coding sequence ATGTCGCATGAAGCGTTCGTCCATATTCGCGATCTTCGCGTCGAGTTTCGCCGTGACGGGCAGACCGTCAATGCGGTCAACGGTGTTTCGTTTGATGTCCGCAAAGGCGAAGTGATGGCGCTGATTGGCGAATCCGGCTCCGGTAAAAGCGTCACCCTGCGAGCCTTGATGCGTCTGCATCCGCCGCAGAGCAGCCAGCTTAGCGGCACGATGAATGTCGGCGGTGCAGCGGTGCTGGCGATGAACAGCCGCCAGTTGCGCCACTACCGCGGGAAAATCTGCGCGATGATTTTTCAGGAACCGCTGCTGGCGTTTGACCCGGTTTACACCATCGGCCAACAAATTGTGGAGGGCTTGCAGCGTCACGAAGGGCTGTCGCGCAATGATGCGAAAGCGCGGGCGCTGGAGGCGTTGCGCCAGGTGCGTATTCCCAGCCCGGAGCGCCGCCTTGATGCCTATCCGCACGAGATGTCTGGCGGCATGCGCCAAAGGGCGATGATTGCGCTGGCGCTCTCCTGCAACCCGGAACTGCTGCTGGCCGATGAGCCGACCACCGCGCTGGATGCCACCGTGCAGATCCAGATCCTGATCCTGCTGCGCGAGCAGCAAAAACTGCGCGATCTGTCGATTATCTTCGTCACCCACGATATTGGCGCGGCGGTGGAGATCGCCGATCGGGTGGCAGTGATGTACGCCGGGCGCATCGTGGAAGAAGCGCCGATTGCCGACATCCTCGCGCAGCCGCGCCATCCCTACACCCGCGTACTGCTCGGCAGCCGCCCGAAAGAGGGGCTGAAAAAGGGCGATGTGTTGCACTGCATTCCCGGCTCGCCGCCGGATCTGGCCGCTCTGCCGCCGGGCTGCGCATTCGCCGCCCGTTGCCCTCACGCGCAGGCTGCCTGTCACCAGCAACAACCCGTTACGGACCAAGTCGCTGAACGCCATGTGGTCAGTTGCCACCGCTGGCGCGAACTGGCAACCGACATCACACCACAGCAGGCATTCGCCTGA
- a CDS encoding amidase has translation MQDPRAFMPYPFVAVPQAESGPLSGLTFAAKDLFDVAGYPTGGGNPHVLAASGIKTTTAPAVQMLLDAGARFVGKTHTSELAYSMSGHNIHYGTPRNGAAPLRIPGGSSSGSASAVSNGLCDIALGTDTGGSVRTPASYCGLFGLRPTHGRISLAGCQPLCATMDTCGFFARTPQAFSAAARYLLGDDTFTPAQIELACHEALFAALPPHSQQALLPVREKLAQHFGEIALLDAPLPEREAVYTAFRQIQGYEAWQSQGHNIERLGMQLGPDVAERFAYGKAVTEAEFAAACQLREAFTAWWQTQLGDRILLLPTVPDAAPLLTAAPEEIEATRRISHDLLLIAVLTRRPQVNIPVTTIDGAPLGISLIGPCGSDTLLVSMATTFMQEK, from the coding sequence ATGCAGGACCCACGGGCTTTTATGCCTTATCCCTTCGTCGCTGTGCCACAGGCGGAAAGCGGCCCGCTGAGCGGCCTGACGTTTGCCGCAAAAGATCTGTTTGATGTCGCAGGCTATCCCACCGGCGGCGGCAACCCGCACGTACTTGCCGCCTCGGGCATCAAAACCACCACTGCGCCTGCCGTGCAAATGCTGCTGGACGCCGGGGCGCGGTTTGTTGGCAAAACCCACACCAGTGAACTGGCCTATTCGATGAGCGGCCATAACATCCATTACGGTACGCCACGCAATGGCGCAGCACCGCTGCGTATTCCTGGCGGTTCGTCGTCCGGTTCGGCCTCGGCGGTATCCAATGGTCTGTGTGATATCGCGCTCGGTACCGACACCGGCGGTTCGGTACGCACGCCAGCCAGCTATTGCGGCCTGTTTGGTCTGCGCCCAACCCACGGGCGTATTTCGCTGGCAGGCTGCCAGCCGCTGTGCGCCACCATGGACACCTGCGGGTTCTTCGCCCGCACGCCGCAGGCCTTTAGTGCGGCGGCCCGTTACCTGCTCGGTGATGACACCTTCACGCCCGCGCAAATCGAACTGGCCTGCCATGAGGCGCTATTTGCCGCGCTCCCGCCACATAGCCAGCAGGCGCTGCTGCCGGTACGGGAAAAGCTCGCGCAACACTTTGGCGAGATCGCCTTGCTGGATGCGCCGCTGCCGGAGCGCGAAGCCGTTTATACCGCGTTTCGTCAGATTCAGGGCTATGAAGCCTGGCAGTCGCAGGGCCACAACATTGAAAGGCTGGGCATGCAACTGGGGCCGGACGTGGCGGAGCGCTTCGCCTACGGCAAAGCGGTCACGGAGGCGGAATTCGCTGCGGCGTGTCAGCTTCGCGAAGCTTTTACCGCCTGGTGGCAGACGCAACTGGGCGATCGCATTCTGCTGCTGCCGACCGTGCCGGATGCGGCACCGTTATTAACGGCCGCGCCAGAAGAGATCGAAGCCACGCGGCGCATCTCGCACGACCTGTTGCTGATCGCGGTGCTGACCCGTCGCCCGCAGGTCAATATTCCGGTGACCACGATTGACGGCGCGCCGCTGGGAATTTCACTCATCGGCCCGTGCGGCAGCGATACGCTGCTGGTGTCGATGGCCACCACCTTTATGCAGGAGAAATAA
- a CDS encoding Zn-dependent hydrolase encodes MTSEVLHSQALALSDCRVNGERLWDSLMELAKIGATPKGGCCRLTLTDLDRQGRDLVIGWGKAAGLSITIDKIGNVFMRREGRNPNLPPIVAGSHIDTQPTGGKFDGNFGVLAALEVVRTLNDLQIETEHPLEVVFWTNEEGSRFVPVMMGSGVFAGVFPLEKIYAATDAEGKTVQQELEKIGYIGEQTPGDHPLAAYFEAHIEQGPILEEEDKVIGVVQGVLGIRWYDCTVTGMESHAGPTPMHLRQDALQVATRIMQEVVAIAGRSEQGRGTVGMVQVHPNSRNVVPGEVKFSVDMRNISDAAVDEMDAQLRAFTAKVAQETGLGVTLEQVSHYPAAPFDAQCQQAIGRAAQQLGYPSRPIVSGAGHDAVYMSYLAPTGMIFIPCKDGISHNEIEYASPEHVTAGANVLLQVMMEYAKAQ; translated from the coding sequence ATGACAAGCGAAGTTTTGCACAGCCAGGCGCTGGCGCTGAGCGACTGCCGGGTTAACGGCGAGCGGTTATGGGATTCCCTGATGGAACTGGCGAAAATCGGCGCGACACCAAAAGGGGGTTGCTGTCGCCTGACGTTAACCGATCTCGATCGGCAGGGGCGCGATTTGGTGATTGGCTGGGGCAAAGCCGCCGGGCTGAGTATCACCATCGATAAAATCGGCAACGTGTTCATGCGCCGCGAAGGGCGCAACCCGAACCTGCCGCCGATTGTGGCGGGCAGCCATATCGACACGCAACCGACCGGCGGCAAATTCGACGGTAACTTTGGCGTGCTGGCGGCGCTGGAAGTGGTGCGCACGCTCAATGATTTGCAGATTGAAACCGAGCATCCGCTGGAAGTGGTGTTCTGGACCAATGAAGAGGGCTCGCGTTTTGTGCCGGTGATGATGGGTTCCGGCGTCTTTGCTGGCGTTTTCCCGCTGGAGAAAATCTACGCCGCCACCGATGCCGAAGGCAAAACCGTGCAGCAAGAGCTGGAGAAGATTGGCTACATTGGCGAGCAAACACCGGGCGATCATCCGCTGGCAGCCTACTTTGAAGCGCATATTGAGCAGGGGCCGATTCTGGAAGAAGAGGACAAAGTGATTGGCGTGGTGCAGGGCGTACTGGGCATCCGCTGGTATGACTGCACCGTCACGGGGATGGAATCCCACGCCGGGCCAACGCCGATGCACCTGCGCCAGGATGCGTTGCAGGTGGCGACGCGCATTATGCAGGAAGTGGTGGCGATTGCCGGGCGCAGCGAGCAGGGGCGCGGCACGGTGGGAATGGTGCAGGTACACCCGAACAGTCGCAATGTGGTGCCGGGCGAAGTGAAATTCTCCGTGGATATGCGCAACATCAGCGATGCCGCTGTCGATGAGATGGATGCGCAACTGCGCGCTTTTACCGCCAAAGTGGCTCAGGAAACGGGGCTGGGCGTTACGCTGGAGCAGGTCAGCCACTATCCGGCCGCGCCGTTTGACGCGCAGTGCCAGCAGGCGATTGGCCGTGCGGCGCAGCAGCTTGGTTATCCGTCACGCCCGATTGTCTCTGGTGCCGGTCACGATGCTGTTTATATGAGCTACCTTGCGCCGACCGGAATGATCTTTATTCCCTGCAAAGACGGCATCAGCCATAACGAAATTGAGTATGCCTCGCCGGAACATGTCACCGCCGGGGCGAATGTGCTGTTGCAGGTGATGATGGAGTACGCGAAAGCACAGTGA
- the pdxR gene encoding MocR-like pyridoxine biosynthesis transcription factor PdxR, producing MIRHLLNVNFDARRGLQEQVRESLVNAILSGIFPADTPLPSCRQLASQLGVSRNTTALVFESLVNEGYLVSRPRSGYYLHPDYYSAGLASGQSVAAAPECEGDAPRWGNRLKITPSQQESILKPAGWMHYRYPFIYGQPDTQQFPLATWRAAANWLHGGVRDPAWVIDHIDQDVPMLVEQIRTRVLPKRGIVAAPDEILITLGSQNALYLLTRLLMSEETRVAVENPSFREAINTFLLSDTQIVPHPVDSEGLVLDDTPCDYYYVTPGHQVPTGVTMSKARRTQLLDYATRHDAVVIEDDYDSESNFMQNPLPALKASDRSGRVIYVSSLSKALSPGLRLGFMVAAPEIIDEARALRRLVYRHPPTNIQYQMAHFLAQGHYETHLRRYHEDSARRWDSLYNALRTFLPECQMMDGSEHANAFWLRTPEHISTQQLTWRAAHAGVLIEPGARHFLNAAPPDNFFRMGFHAINPQAIAPGVEVLRGQLEQFC from the coding sequence ATGATTCGCCATCTACTGAACGTAAATTTTGACGCCCGGCGTGGACTTCAGGAACAAGTTCGCGAATCGCTGGTTAATGCCATTCTGAGTGGTATTTTCCCGGCTGATACCCCTCTCCCTTCCTGCCGCCAGCTCGCCAGCCAGCTTGGCGTCTCGCGCAATACCACGGCGCTGGTGTTTGAAAGTCTGGTCAACGAGGGTTATCTGGTCAGCCGCCCGCGCAGTGGTTACTACCTGCATCCGGATTATTACTCCGCTGGCCTGGCGAGTGGGCAGAGTGTCGCGGCTGCACCCGAATGCGAGGGCGATGCACCACGATGGGGCAACCGCCTGAAAATTACCCCCAGCCAGCAGGAATCGATTCTCAAACCCGCTGGCTGGATGCACTACCGCTACCCGTTTATCTACGGCCAGCCCGATACCCAGCAGTTTCCCCTCGCCACCTGGCGCGCGGCGGCGAACTGGCTGCACGGCGGCGTGCGCGATCCGGCCTGGGTGATTGACCATATCGACCAGGATGTGCCAATGCTGGTTGAGCAGATCCGCACACGCGTGCTGCCCAAACGCGGCATTGTCGCCGCGCCGGATGAAATTTTGATTACCCTTGGCTCGCAAAACGCGCTCTACCTGCTGACGCGCCTGCTGATGTCTGAGGAAACCCGCGTGGCGGTGGAGAATCCCAGTTTTCGCGAAGCCATCAACACCTTTTTATTAAGCGATACGCAGATTGTGCCGCACCCGGTAGACAGCGAAGGGCTGGTGCTCGATGACACGCCCTGCGACTACTACTACGTGACGCCAGGCCACCAGGTACCGACCGGGGTGACGATGAGCAAAGCGCGGCGCACGCAGTTGCTGGACTACGCCACCCGCCATGATGCAGTGGTGATTGAAGATGATTACGACTCGGAAAGTAACTTTATGCAGAACCCGCTGCCCGCGCTGAAAGCCAGCGATCGCAGCGGACGGGTGATCTACGTCAGCAGCCTGTCGAAAGCGCTGTCGCCGGGGCTGCGCCTTGGATTTATGGTCGCTGCGCCGGAGATTATCGATGAGGCGCGCGCGCTGCGCCGTCTGGTGTATCGCCATCCGCCAACCAACATTCAGTATCAGATGGCGCATTTCCTCGCTCAGGGGCACTACGAAACCCATTTGCGCCGCTACCACGAGGATTCCGCTCGCCGCTGGGACAGCCTGTACAATGCACTGCGCACCTTTTTACCGGAGTGTCAGATGATGGACGGCAGCGAGCATGCCAACGCGTTCTGGCTGCGCACGCCGGAGCATATCAGCACACAGCAACTGACCTGGCGGGCCGCGCATGCGGGTGTACTGATTGAACCTGGCGCGCGCCATTTTCTTAATGCCGCGCCGCCGGATAACTTCTTCCGCATGGGCTTTCACGCCATTAACCCGCAGGCCATTGCCCCCGGTGTGGAAGTTCTGCGCGGGCAGCTTGAGCAGTTCTGCTAA